A single region of the Dehalococcoidia bacterium genome encodes:
- a CDS encoding manganese efflux pump MntP family protein, giving the protein MDSLNFVSVFLIAVGLSADCFAVAIGGSASMKTFSAVQVFRISIAFGAAQALMPVFGWLAGRTVVDIISAYDHWVAFVLLAAIGGKMIRESFHSRDVLGQTSDITTGFPLLALSVATSIDALAVGLTFAFLEVNIALATATIGIVAFMATAMGFFLGKKANRLVGKGVETFGGLVLMGIGFRIVLTHML; this is encoded by the coding sequence GTGGATAGTTTAAACTTCGTTTCTGTTTTCCTAATAGCCGTTGGACTCTCTGCAGACTGCTTCGCCGTGGCTATCGGTGGCAGTGCATCCATGAAAACCTTCTCCGCTGTTCAAGTATTCCGCATCTCCATCGCCTTCGGAGCAGCGCAGGCCCTGATGCCCGTGTTCGGGTGGCTGGCAGGTCGAACTGTGGTGGATATCATATCGGCCTACGATCACTGGGTGGCTTTTGTCCTTTTGGCGGCCATCGGCGGGAAGATGATCAGGGAATCGTTTCATTCCAGAGACGTTCTGGGCCAGACTTCCGATATCACCACGGGATTCCCACTTCTGGCGCTATCAGTGGCAACCAGCATTGATGCCCTGGCAGTCGGCTTAACCTTTGCCTTCCTCGAAGTCAATATCGCTCTGGCTACTGCAACAATCGGTATCGTCGCTTTTATGGCCACAGCAATGGGTTTCTTTTTGGGAAAGAAGGCAAACCGGCTGGTCGGGAAAGGGGTGGAGACTTTTGGCGGGTTAGTCCTTATGGGGATTGGTTTCAGGATTGTATTGACTCACATGCTTTAG